A region of the Cryptococcus deuterogattii R265 chromosome 1, complete sequence genome:
GAAGCAACTCGTTGGGCAATCAACCTCAACAATTCATAGTTCAAACTGGTCGCCCACAACGGCCCAAGCTTCAAACTAGTCAATCTATGACTGGACCCACGCGACCCAGTAACCAAAATTCCATGCAGCGACTAGGGATGACGCGACACGCATCTCTTCGTGGCACGACGCGCCCTGATAGTCCGTATGTGGCTGGAGACGTCTTTGATCACGTCCCTGGACAGTTGGAAGAATCGCCTGTTTACCAGCCAATTCCTCCGCAGGACCCGTCGTGGGAGCTTTCTGCGTTTGAACCCCATGTGAGTACAGTTTTGATTTAAACAAGACCCTCCCCTAACAACTTGCTATAGTATGCCAATGGCCAGGGAATCTCACCCGCTCGTGCTTTGGGTCCAGCCCCTACGCAACCGCAACGTTTCTCCCCACGCCACGACGAGCTGATGGTTACCCCTCAAACGAACAAGATCGCATACTCTGGGcaccctccatcatccGCCATCTCCACCGCAGCGtccacatcttccaacTTTTCAGTCACTATGAAGCACCAACGACGCGAATTTGACAGTAGCGATGACGAACAAGAGGGCCGTACGCGTAAACCGTTGCCTTCGCGTACAGTCAAGACGcgccaagaagaaaagcttcctccgcctcctctccctctccccacgcgtcctcctccaaagTCGGCCAGTGCAAGGGCGCCTATCAAGCCTGTAAAGGTTGCCGAAGATCCCGGCGTAGAAGGTATCCCCCCAGGGCCCCGATCACACGAACGGCCCGGTCCCTCTTTTGCTTGCATCATTGGTCAAGCTATTTTATCCTGCAAGGCTGGTGGTCTTTCGCTCGAACACATTTATCGATATGTTGAAACCGCTTATCCCTACTTCAAATCTGGAGATAATGCGTGGCGTAACTCGGTCCGACATAATCTCTCTATCCACAAAATGTTTGAGACAATTCCTCGAACTGAAAAGTTCCCTCCTGGTAAGGGTGGTATTTGGATTATTCACGAGGATGAAAAATGCCACTGGCCAGCGCAGGACAAGTTTATCAAGAATTTCCCTCCTGGTCACCCCCATCACAGCGTGTGTCGTCAGACGTTGCATGAGagacaaaaggaaaaggacgCCATGGAAAAGGCTGCGCGGGAAGGGAGGGTGTATATACccaaaaagggaaagaagagaagaaagcaaatgttgaaagaagaattggaGGCTGAGATGGCTAAGCGATTAGCAATTGAACATCCAGGAGCGGTGCTTAGCGAGCAaaaggttgaggaagaaaaagagcagACACCCGAGCCTGTCGAGCAAGAGACTGCCAGTGAAGAGCCTGTCATTACCGAACCTGAAGCTCGAACAGCTCCCGAGCCTGAACCTACTGCCGAAGTTGAAATAGCCCCCAAACCCGAACCAAAAAAGAGTACACCCatgcctcctcctgctgccAAGCTTGAAAAGTGGGCCCTGCCTCCGCCTCCCGTGGATcccaaaggaaagagaaaacaaGCAGAGCCTGAAGACGATCCCCTCTTTCCTAATTCCAAGCGCGTCCGTCTGGCTGAGCCCCTTGCCCCTATTCATCCATTCCCTCAAGAGAGCGTATCAGGCAAGGCTGAAAAGTATGACGCTTCGTTCGTCACTCctgaaagggaaaggcCCATACCTAATGGTAGCAAGCTCCTATCGAGCGCGAGTGATTTCAAGACACCCGCCCTTGTCcagtcatcttcatccccgGGATCGCCACCTATGCCTACCACCGTTACCCGTCCAACCCACCATCCCAGCAGTCTGCAACAAGCATGGACACATGACGACATGTCACAAACTCCTCCTCGCGATTCATCACCTGCTAGACCAATGCTTGATGCGGCATTTGATTTGAAGCCCAAGTCTTTACGCACAAAGCAAGTCACGCAAGAGGATGGATTCCCACATTCTCACACTGATCTCGCCTCTCCTCCGCATCCTCGAGGGCCTCCCAAGACACCTGTCACCCGCTCTTCGGCGGCTGCAGACAAGACTCAAACTCCCCGCTTACATCATCGTAAAACACCAAGCATGTCAACTGTAACGCCTGTCGTCTTCCGAGATAGCCCTGGTCTTCCGCCACCATCGTCGAGTGCTTTACTCTCTACACCCATGTGGGAAATTGGTGGATGCTTGGATAGGCTGAAAGACCATTTTGCGCCTTCACCCACATCCAGCATACGTCCTATCCGGTCACCTGCCCCCCCAACAAGTCCTACGAGGTATGcgatgatgctgatggagACTGGCGGTTCTCcaagaaaagggaagagtgCAAGCTAAGTGGTAGACGGCCACCGGCCTTGTTCAGCATTTCAAGAGACATGTGtttgaaggaaggcgatggaggaggatttTGTCAcgatttctttttctcgttTTTGACGTTTATATATATCATGACCCCCCATAATACTCATGGCTAGATACCATATcgtgttttttttttcccatAATTTGTAGCTTAACGTGCGTACTCAGCGTTACATACGAGTACATCCAAatcttttcatttcttGAGCAATACTTCATTAACCACCCATTTTACCCTCAAGAATATAGTTTAGCAATTCGATTGTGTTGTTAATTTTTTGTCGATTGCCAGACCCGGCCACTATGCAAAGAGTCCTATGTGAGATCACTGAGCCACTTTTTGTTGTTTAGCTCTAATCATATCTGTGGCAAATGCATGAAGAACAACTTTTACAATGAAGCCCTAATGAAACCCTCCAAACCACCGTTGACCCATAATTCTTGCACACTCCTACCAACCTTGGCGGCAGGATAGGttttctccccttcctcaccCATGCTAACAGTCACCAAGCCCCTTTGAGAATCCACCTTGATTCTCCAGCCTTCAGGGACGACGGTCAACTTGCCATTCTTGCCCCCCTGATTCCTCACTCCGTCCTTGGCGAACCTCTCAGTCATATCCTTGATCAAGCTAGGAGACTCGATGAGAATTAGACCGTTGTTGATGGAGTTTCTCTTGAAAATGTCACCGAAAGAACCGCAGATAACGAGAGGGATACCGGCATTCTTGATGGCCGTAGCAGCTTGTTCACGAGATGAACCGGTACCGAAGTTGTAACCAGAAAGGAGAATAGCACcgggaagagtggaaggggaagagacaGTGGGGAGCGTGGTACGGAGCTCTCGCGCTGTAGCAGCAAAAGTAGGGTCATAGTTTTCTAAACAAAAGAGTCAGCTCTCTTCCAAAGGAAAATATGGGCAACATCTCGCTCACCCATGACAACTTCGGCTTGTCGCTCAGGCGTGATGTCATCCTGGTAAGTGTACTTTCCGGGGTACATTCCGTCGGTTGTCAAGTTATCTTGAGgggcaaagagaagagggcCCTCAAAGTAAGCAGGGAAACCTTCAAGCAAGGGTTCAAGAGAGGCCTCGTCAACCTCAACAGGCTTCTCCTCACCAGcagcatcctcctcaatgATAGAGAACTTAGGCTGTTCGTATTGAGGAAGTTGGTTGAGATCCATAGAGTCGGGACCGCAAATGACACCCTtggcagcagaagcagcGACGACAGCAGGGGAAGCAAGGTAGGCAATAGCGTCGGGGCTACCCATTCGACCCTTGTAGTTTCTGTTAGTAGCACTGATACCCACCTCACCCTTCTCAAGGAGACCGACACCAAGACCGATACAAGGACCGCAACCGGCAGGAAGAGTTTTGGCGCCAGCGTCAATTAGAGTTTGCCAGTCACCAGCAGCTTCGGCATCTTCCTGGACCCGGCTAGAAGCAGCAGCTATGTAAAACTCAACACCGGGAGcaaccttctttcctctcaaaACTTGAGCGGCAGAGGCAATATCAGACGCTCGAGAGTTGGTACATGAGACAAGGTACGCCTTGTTGATTGGGATAGGAGGGTCAAGAAGCTTCGGGAGGGCGGTGGCAACCTTGACAGAGTTGGGACCGGAGACGTGAGGGACGAGAGTGGAAAGGTCGAGTGAAAGGCGGGCAGCGTAGTGGGCTCCGGGGTCAGCGACGACCTTGTTGGTCATGGCGTCATCAAGACGGGCGGCATTGAGACGAGGGTGGATCTCAGCACCGGCTGTAGAAGGGACGGTGGAGCTGATGAACTTTCGTAACTCCGCCTTTCGGATGATGCCCTGGTACCACTCTTTGAGCTTGTCGTCAACGGGGAACACACCAGCAACAGCCCCCCATTCAGTAGTCATGTTGGCAATAGTGAGACGTTCGTCAATGGATAAGTGCTCGACGCCAGAACCGGTAAATTCGATAGCCGCATTGAGGACTTCATCTTTGTTGAAAAGACCAGCGAGAGCAACGATAACATCCTTGCCGGTCACACCAGGAGATAATCGGCCGTCGAGAGAAACGGAGACGATGCGAGGGATCTGCCACCAGAACTTGCCTGTAGCCCAGATACCACTACGTGACTTTAGCTTGATAACTATAAGATCAATATGATTTTGGACTTACGCAGCATCAGTCCTGACAATAGCAGTACCCAAACATCCGACACCACCGTAATGGTTAGAGTGACTATCGCTTGCAACCACCATCTTTCCTGGCCAGGCGTAACCCTCCTCGACGATGATCTGGTGACCGATACCTCGACCAGCAGGGTAAAAGTCAACGCCATGCTCCTTGGCGAAAGCCTGAATCTTCCTGTACTTCTTCTGGTTGGTTTCAGACTGGTTCTGCACGTCGTGATCAAGGGCAAAAACGGGTTGTCTAGGGTTGTCTAGCTTAGAgcaggagagagagaggaacTTGGAGATGACAGGACCAGTGTTGTCGTGGGTCATACTTCAGGTATACCTTCAGCACATCTCCTAACGGTACTTTTAAAAGGATATACGTACACATGTTCTGGCTTGATCATGACATAGTCCCCGGCACGAACTTTAACGCCCTCTGAGAGACCGACCGCGTACTTTTGGACAATTTTTTCGACGAGTGTCTGGGGGGTGGAGACTGTTGCGTAGAACCTGCCTCTTGCGCCAAGAGCCCATGCTGGGGCTGAGAGCCTTGCGAGTCGTGGGATTGCGACCATTGCACACGGTTTGGGATGTCaacaagagaaaaaaaaagggatcGATAAAACGATAAATATTTTGAGTCGCCGCCGATCGCCTCCACTCAGTCCAATCGCTGGACTCCCTTTTCATACAATTTTCCATCTCCGCTTTCCATTCCACTTCTACCCAGAAAGCACTATGGAACATACCACAGATATACGCGCAGGTCCAAGCAAGCTGAAGGCCTCTCAGACACCCCGGAAGGCACCAGAAAAATCCgcctcttcaactcctgTAATCAACGATGATAGCGACGACCCTCGACCTACTCCTGCAAAAGCTACTTCGGGCCTTGCAACAGGCGGACAGggggacgaagaggaggagggcgaagagaggatggattTTAAGCTTATCCAGAGCTTTGCCGAGTATGTGTCATTGTACTCGTGCGGAGTACAACTAACAGTCATTCAGTAAAGTTCAACACCTGCCTACGGCCGACAGCGTGGATGGCTTGACGTCTCGACCGCAAATCATCATTCCCAGACGCGGAGAAAAGGATTTTGAGCCTCTACAGGAAACTGTCAACCTGCaagagatgatgttggaaAAGAGCCGACAAGCATTGTTCAACGCTCTCATTGGTGTGCGTGGAGGTCACAAGTAAGTCTGACATGTTGCTTACTTTTTTGATACTGATCACAACTAGTAACTCTATATCCCATGCTCTCTTGACACCCAATAAGCCATTCCCTCGATTGCTAGTTATCCATGGACATCTACTAGACACTATGGGTATTACTGTTCGAACTCCTCCGGCTGGTtccaaaggcaaaggcaaaacCAGCCTTGAACTCTTACCTGAAGAGGCTCTCTACTTGCTGGAACGTGGATCATTGCAAATATGGATAGGAAGAGACCCCGAAACGGATGAAGAAATTGAAGCAGGGGTTGGAGAATGGTGCGATGACGAGTACGGGGTCAAGGGCGCTATTGAAATGAGCGTTATGGAAGGTTTCGGGGCGTTCATCGGCCGAGAAGGATTGACATGGGAGCGTTACCAGGTGAAtcatttcatctcttcaaatAAGTTCTCATACTGATGCAAAATAGGCCTATTCGTATCTCAAACGCCTTGGCTACAATGTCCAAAGGTCCCGCCAGTTCATCCCGGAATATTTCTTGGCGGCACCCTCAGTACAACTGGATGCGCAAGATCCCAGGTTACCGCCCTTCCATACCTGGTGGTTAAATATACCCAAGTGGATTGTGAGGTTCTTTAAAGCTCTGGTTAGAGGTGTTCAACGCGTGGCTAGAAGTATGGCGAGCGTTGGTTTGGGGTTACGCTTGACGAGGGATCCGTTCAAGGGTACTCTGTTGAGCGGCTGGAGGGGTTCAAGTTACAGTGAGTAACTGCATCTTGTCTTCTCACCGGCACTCTGACTTAACCCACCTTTCAGACTCATTATTCTCCCATCTGCGAGTCGTTCCTGCCGGTCACGATCAGCCCCCCCCTCgtccttccccttctccatctgaCGACATTTACgctcccctcctccacaacCCTTACATCCCATTCTGGCATATCTGGAAGCCCATGACCCCTTGGTCAAAGAGAAATTGGGATAAAGGTAGCGAGGAAGGGCTCAAAACTCAGAGACCTGATTATTTTGCAGCTGTCATCCAGTATGTTTGCAGGTTTGCGTGATATGGAGATTATCACTAACGCATATGTTTGCCCTCAGAGCGAGGACTACGCCTCTGCCCACTATTCACCAGCTTGAAGAAATCTACGCCATGCTACCCGATGAACCCAAAGGTCCAATCAAGCGATACGGTCCCCAATACCAGCGGCCGCCTCGCCCCCAAGCGTCAAAACCCCAAACACAGACTCCCACTCAGATTCCTTCTCGTTTACAATCTCTCTTAGAGTGTATGGGCTGGAAGCAGCAGGCGAAAACAAAGCCGCAAGTTCCCAGTGTCAATGTTGGAGCGCTGCGTAATGGCGATAGAGGATTCATTGTGGGTGTGAATGACTCAGGCAATAATGCGTGGATTCGTTTTGGAAGAACAAACTTTTCGCAGACCCCAGCAATctagagaggaaggagtcACATtccaagatgatgaggccTATGATATGCTAGATATACATGTATAATTACACAAATTCTCCAATGCGAAGTCCAAAAAATTCAAACACGGACATTTCACCaaccattttccttttcaaaacGGTCAAGCTGAGCTACTGATGAGGCGACCTCTTTCTGTCTAGCAGTTCTACGATAGAAGATGGGACAGTCGGCAGAGGTGCAAATAACGTCCTAGCATGCTGTGTCAGCACCATCGCCAGTGACAACCATCTGCAACCTGTTACTTACCTGATGCAGTGAGCCCTGACATCTCTGGCATTGTGTCCATAATCGGGCAAAGTCGATTTGCAATGCTGAAGTTTGGGCAACTTGCTTTTGATACAATTCTGGAAGCTTTGGTCGACAGTTAACGCAAACAGCAGTCTCTGTTGGCAATCAGCAATCACGAACTGTATTTGACACAATCATGACGATTCACCGTTCTTGCCTCGAAGAGGCGTCTTACAGCCCATACACGTCACTGTCTTGACCGCAAATTTCATCAAGCCGCCAATGGTAGGTGTGGCAATCTGGATTGTTCTTGTATGGTCACCGTGAACTGGTCAAGATGGTAAGTCTAGTTCTGTAAAATTCACTGTTTTAACTTACGCAAGCTGTTGGCTTTCTCACCAAGGATAGGCTCAAAAATCCTCATCAAGGGTTTTGAAAGTTGGTTTTCCAGATAGTATCGGGTGTCAATGGGCACATTGTGTTCCAAAACATACAGTGGGTCTTCGGACTTTTCGTACGCTGCAGCGCCTTTAACACCTTTGACAATGACATAGGCCACTCGATCACCCAAACTAGGAGCCGAACCAGCGTCTcgcttcctcatcctttctACCAATTCGACGTGCGCTTGCTTTGCGGCATAATCAGCTTTGGCAAGGGCTTTCGTGATCACGAGCTGAGACATGTCAATCTTGTTTTGTAAGAGATCGGCGATAGTATCCTTGACATAGCTAAGGATTGGCGTGTCAGTGGTCTATGTTGCCTTCCACGATTCTGACGGGCTTACTCTTCAGCACCCTTAACGTCACGATCGATAAGCATCTTGAAGAGACAAGTTTCAATGACTGTGGAGACCAAACGACAGTTATCTCGTCGAACAGTCTATTGacttcatcagcatcaatCATGACTAGAAAGAATCGGAAACATCGGCTCACCTCAATACCCTTCGTGTCCATCTTGTCGTATTTCTCTGGCCGAGTCCAATAAAGCCCGGCGTAACGTTTCTTGCTGATAAGTAGATAAGGAAAGTAGACCTTTTCGAATTCGAGCTTGATGGGTTTGATAAATTTGCCAGATACGAGATCGGCAGCCTCGGCACCTGCATTGGTCCGATTAATCATTGATCTTGACATGGTTTGTATATCAACACTCACCGAGTCTCATTGCCGTAGGCAGATCTGGGCACCCAAATCGCACCATTACAGAGTCTGTATCACCATAGACGACTTTGGCATCATGGTCATAACCGTTCTTGATGCAGTACTCTGCCTcaacttccttcttggtAAGCTCAATCATCTGTCGACCGTAGGCGGTAACACTTGAGGAAATCGCAAGGCAGGGAAGTTTACCGACGGTGGCACCAGTGAAACCGTAGACAGAGTTGGCGCTGACCTTCAAAGCGAGCTGTCGACCGTCCAACACGGCTCTCTTGAAGGGATCTTTCTCAACTTTGAGATCTTGCTTGGCTCGCTTTCGGGCAGCCAGAAGATTTTCGAGAATGTGAGGTAGAAGTCCCTTTCGACGTTTGGATGTTGCAAAAAAATCTACAAAGGAATCAGTATATCGGCCTCATTTCCAGCGAACAGCAAAACTTACCATTGTTCGGCGTATGCACGTAGTCTTGTCCTTCGACGAGTTTTAGCCTTTCAATGGTACCCTTGTCCAACAATGTCGTGTAACACAAATTATGCGCCATCATGATTGAAGGATACAGCGATGCAAAATCCAGAGTGGTAATGGGCACGTCGTAGAAACCTTTACTGGGTTCAATGACAGTGGCACCTTCATACTGCTCATCGGAGCCTTCACTTTTGAGGGCAGGGATAACATAGCCGGCATCGGCAGCATTTCGGTAAAGTTGAGAGATAACCTTAATTTGCTGACCCCTAGACAGAAGATAATTGAAAGGGACGCCAGTGACACGCGCCATTTCGGTATAATTGACGAAACACATCAACTTGTCCATCAGACGTTGTGGAAGATAGGCATCCTGCAATGATGGTTAGAGTTGGAGTGCTTAAATTTACTGTtactcaccttcaaacAGTAAACAGCCAGACGCCTTCGAGAATCTGCGGTACCATTTTGGAGCTCAGTAATGATGGAATGATGgacatcttccttctgttcACCTAGAAATTGTGCACAAACGGCATTGAGAGTATAACTTCGAAGCTTGTAGTCTCGTTGCATCACTTGCAAAATATCGAGCTGAAGTCGACCTTCCATATTAACGGCTTTGGAATCTCGCTGACCATAAGCTTTTGAAGAAAAGTGGGTTTCCTTGATTTCAGTTCTGACATCTGAGCAGATTTATTAGAAAAGCGAGAACAGAGGTAGGTAGCTTAGAGCGTGACTTACTTCGCAGTCGACCCAAAAAAGCAAAGTCAGGAATCTTCAAAGCCTTGGCACGATCAAGGAGATAGGGCAAATCGAAATTGGAGATGTTATACCCAATAATCATATCAGGGTCAACTGTCTCCACAAATTTGCGCCACTCAAGAAGTAGTTGTCTTTCGTCTTTGAATTCGAGTACTTGAGATCCGACGATATGAGCGCACGTGTTGAGAGTAAATACATTTCGAATGAAAGGCTTTGATTCCCCTGAAGATACCATTGTCAATGAAAATGCTTGCTTGAGTGACCAAAAAAACTGACCATGACGGGTTACCATCGCGGCGATTTGGATGACAGGGTCCACATTTGCTTCAGGAAATATGCCTTTACGGCCAGCACATTCGATATCAAAACTGAGGATACGAAGAGGTGCAATATTCAGCCATTCATTTTCAGGAGCATGAGAAATCAAGTCCTTGTAGCTGAAGGAAGCCCATCTAAGTCAGTGGCCTGGGAaaactccttcatctcgcACTTACTTGCACGAAATTTCAATTTGACAATGTGATTTTTtatttcctccttccagcaGATCATACCGTCCCCCCGGGATGCTGACCCAGTTCATCCCTACAATCTTTAGAGGCGTTAGTTCAATCCTTGATTGATAAGTATACTCACTTTCGTATCGATCATAAAGCGCATGGTGTATGCAATGTTGCTCTCATAGGTGAGAATTTCGGGAGGAAAAAGACCATGGAAATCTATTTGTCCACGCTCAAAGGCACGTAGAGACGCCAAAAAATCGTTGTCAGTCAGATATACAGTGggaaaatcaaaaaaagACTCATCTTTAACTTTCGAAAGGTTCTTGGGATCAGAGACGGTGATCTTAATGAACGGTACGGTGTCGTCTCCTCGATAGCCCCACAGAGACCGCCGATTGAAGATCGCACAGTTAGTCACACAAGGACCCATCGCAGATATAGAAGACTGAGATGTACGTTAGGCACCAGTACAGCATGATATGCGAACTCTCACGTTGATCTCATCGGTCAGAGGTTGAAGGTCTTTGTTGAGAAAACCACTGGGGGCTGCAACGTAGAAATATGGCTTGAACCCATGTACATGTGCCAAGACTGAATTGCCACTTTTGTTGACTCCGAATAGTCGTAGAGTTGGTCCATGCTTGGGATCAGTTGACTCTTCGATTTCGATTTGTTGAAAAGCTATTATAGCAATTAGTCAGGTCGATCAGTCATAATTCTAGGATTACTAACAGATCGTCTCTTTCTCGGCATCAAATGGCAGGACGGGCGGTCGAGGCCAGGAAGCAGACGTCTCTATGCTATCTACGGAATATCAGTTAGCAACGGCGGTGTCAAGTTTCACTGGGAGATACTCACTTCCAGCCGCATCCTCTTCGGCCTCAAGCTGTTCCAAAACTTCGGTAAAACTTGGTTGCGCCTCGAGCCCCTTCTGTGATGGGATATCGagctttctc
Encoded here:
- a CDS encoding DNA polymerase delta subunit 1, with product MTVQEPTTKKRKLDIPSQKGLEAQPSFTEVLEQLEAEEDAAGNSIETSASWPRPPVLPFDAEKETISFQQIEIEESTDPKHGPTLRLFGVNKSGNSVLAHVHGFKPYFYVAAPSGFLNKDLQPLTDEINSSISAMGPCVTNCAIFNRRSLWGYRGDDTVPFIKITVSDPKNLSKVKDESFFDFPTVYLTDNDFLASLRAFERGQIDFHGLFPPEILTYESNIAYTMRFMIDTKIVGMNWVSIPGGRYDLLEGGNKKSHCQIEISCNYKDLISHAPENEWLNIAPLRILSFDIECAGRKGIFPEANVDPVIQIAAMVTRHGESKPFIRNVFTLNTCAHIVGSQVLEFKDERQLLLEWRKFVETVDPDMIIGYNISNFDLPYLLDRAKALKIPDFAFLGRLRNVRTEIKETHFSSKAYGQRDSKAVNMEGRLQLDILQVMQRDYKLRSYTLNAVCAQFLGEQKEDVHHSIITELQNGTADSRRRLAVYCLKDAYLPQRLMDKLMCFVNYTEMARVTGVPFNYLLSRGQQIKVISQLYRNAADAGYVIPALKSEGSDEQYEGATVIEPSKGFYDVPITTLDFASLYPSIMMAHNLCYTTLLDKGTIERLKLVEGQDYVHTPNNDFFATSKRRKGLLPHILENLLAARKRAKQDLKVEKDPFKRAVLDGRQLALKVSANSVYGFTGATVGKLPCLAISSSVTAYGRQMIELTKKEVEAEYCIKNGYDHDAKVVYGDTDSVMVRFGCPDLPTAMRLGAEAADLVSGKFIKPIKLEFEKVYFPYLLISKKRYAGLYWTRPEKYDKMDTKGIETVRRDNCRLVSTVIETCLFKMLIDRDVKGAEDYVKDTIADLLQNKIDMSQLVITKALAKADYAAKQAHVELVERMRKRDAGSAPSLGDRVAYVIVKGVKGAAAYEKSEDPLYVLEHNVPIDTRYYLENQLSKPLMRIFEPILGEKANSLLHGDHTRTIQIATPTIGGLMKFAVKTVTCMGCKTPLRGKNETAVCVNCRPKLPELYQKQVAQTSALQIDFARLWTQCQRCQGSLHQDVICTSADCPIFYRRTARQKEVASSVAQLDRFEKENGW
- a CDS encoding hepatocyte nuclear factor — translated: MSRPTSSDSQHSGSMSSHSVLQNEIVHENNFMATPTSASYQTQVYYADPYAHASFQHYQGSAYGGEVREHMITPYGGHQVAQGRIAMPMHGQPLHRSPNGAYEEFEFTPFVPEEETTPYLQVPERYHTMVQSPSMTMGQFSHPLSPVDQMAMDHHHFQRSNSLGNQPQQFIVQTGRPQRPKLQTSQSMTGPTRPSNQNSMQRLGMTRHASLRGTTRPDSPYVAGDVFDHVPGQLEESPVYQPIPPQDPSWELSAFEPHYANGQGISPARALGPAPTQPQRFSPRHDELMVTPQTNKIAYSGHPPSSAISTAASTSSNFSVTMKHQRREFDSSDDEQEGRTRKPLPSRTVKTRQEEKLPPPPLPLPTRPPPKSASARAPIKPVKVAEDPGVEGIPPGPRSHERPGPSFACIIGQAILSCKAGGLSLEHIYRYVETAYPYFKSGDNAWRNSVRHNLSIHKMFETIPRTEKFPPGKGGIWIIHEDEKCHWPAQDKFIKNFPPGHPHHSVCRQTLHERQKEKDAMEKAAREGRVYIPKKGKKRRKQMLKEELEAEMAKRLAIEHPGAVLSEQKVEEEKEQTPEPVEQETASEEPVITEPEARTAPEPEPTAEVEIAPKPEPKKSTPMPPPAAKLEKWALPPPPVDPKGKRKQAEPEDDPLFPNSKRVRLAEPLAPIHPFPQESVSGKAEKYDASFVTPERERPIPNGSKLLSSASDFKTPALVQSSSSPGSPPMPTTVTRPTHHPSSLQQAWTHDDMSQTPPRDSSPARPMLDAAFDLKPKSLRTKQVTQEDGFPHSHTDLASPPHPRGPPKTPVTRSSAAADKTQTPRLHHRKTPSMSTVTPVVFRDSPGLPPPSSSALLSTPMWEIGGCLDRLKDHFAPSPTSSIRPIRSPAPPTSPTRYAMMLMETGGSPRKGKSAS
- a CDS encoding tRNA-splicing endonuclease subunit Sen54, encoding MEHTTDIRAGPSKLKASQTPRKAPEKSASSTPVINDDSDDPRPTPAKATSGLATGGQGDEEEEGEERMDFKLIQSFADKVQHLPTADSVDGLTSRPQIIIPRRGEKDFEPLQETVNLQEMMLEKSRQALFNALIGVRGGHNNSISHALLTPNKPFPRLLVIHGHLLDTMGITVRTPPAGSKGKGKTSLELLPEEALYLLERGSLQIWIGRDPETDEEIEAGVGEWCDDEYGVKGAIEMSVMEGFGAFIGREGLTWERYQAYSYLKRLGYNVQRSRQFIPEYFLAAPSVQLDAQDPRLPPFHTWWLNIPKWIVRFFKALVRGVQRVARSMASVGLGLRLTRDPFKGTLLSGWRGSSYNSLFSHLRVVPAGHDQPPPRPSPSPSDDIYAPLLHNPYIPFWHIWKPMTPWSKRNWDKGSEEGLKTQRPDYFAAVIQARTTPLPTIHQLEEIYAMLPDEPKGPIKRYGPQYQRPPRPQASKPQTQTPTQIPSRLQSLLECMGWKQQAKTKPQVPSVNVGALRNGDRGFIVGVNDSGNNAWIRFGRTNFSQTPAI
- a CDS encoding homoaconitase mitochondrial translates to MVAIPRLARLSAPAWALGARGRFYATVSTPQTLVEKIVQKYAVGLSEGVKVRAGDYVMIKPEHVMTHDNTGPVISKFLSLSCSKLDNPRQPVFALDHDVQNQSETNQKKYRKIQAFAKEHGVDFYPAGRGIGHQIIVEEGYAWPGKMVVASDSHSNHYGGVGCLGTAIVRTDAAGIWATGKFWWQIPRIVSVSLDGRLSPGVTGKDVIVALAGLFNKDEVLNAAIEFTGSGVEHLSIDERLTIANMTTEWGAVAGVFPVDDKLKEWYQGIIRKAELRKFISSTVPSTAGAEIHPRLNAARLDDAMTNKVVADPGAHYAARLSLDLSTLVPHVSGPNSVKVATALPKLLDPPIPINKAYLVSCTNSRASDIASAAQVLRGKKVAPGVEFYIAAASSRVQEDAEAAGDWQTLIDAGAKTLPAGCGPCIGLGVGLLEKGEVGISATNRNYKGRMGSPDAIAYLASPAVVAASAAKGVICGPDSMDLNQLPQYEQPKFSIIEEDAAGEEKPVEVDEASLEPLLEGFPAYFEGPLLFAPQDNLTTDGMYPGKYTYQDDITPERQAEVVMENYDPTFAATARELRTTLPTVSSPSTLPGAILLSGYNFGTGSSREQAATAIKNAGIPLVICGSFGDIFKRNSINNGLILIESPSLIKDMTERFAKDGVRNQGGKNGKLTVVPEGWRIKVDSQRGLVTVSMGEEGEKTYPAAKVGRSVQELWVNGGLEGFIRASL